A region of Curvibacter sp. AEP1-3 DNA encodes the following proteins:
- a CDS encoding phosphate/phosphite/phosphonate ABC transporter substrate-binding protein — protein sequence MKHRRHWLSFAAASLALAAAAPTLAQEAPVYRFSPVNQYGLELTARYWNPIIEYITAKSGVKLQLKIGRTSADTTAYVLANEVEFVFSNHLFSPDRDHLGWKVFGRRQTPPIHSQIVVLADSPYQKLEQLANLSVAFPGPEALVAYKFSYAQLLNRNIPVEVVFGGNMDGAFAQLASGRVKAVGANSQLTEGWVKREGKKIRVLWQSDPLYDLALMASKNVPEKDLKAVAKAFADMGKDVQGVKILAASGNLVGLLPDASFVASNGSEYVSYRNFYKTAPPNLR from the coding sequence ATGAAACATCGTCGCCATTGGTTGTCTTTCGCAGCCGCTAGCCTCGCTCTAGCAGCCGCAGCCCCCACCCTCGCGCAGGAAGCCCCGGTCTACCGCTTTTCCCCGGTGAACCAGTACGGCTTGGAGCTCACCGCCCGCTACTGGAACCCCATCATTGAATACATCACCGCCAAGAGCGGCGTGAAGCTGCAGCTCAAAATCGGCCGCACCTCGGCAGACACCACGGCGTATGTGCTCGCCAATGAAGTGGAGTTCGTGTTCTCCAACCACCTGTTCAGCCCCGACCGCGACCACCTTGGCTGGAAGGTTTTCGGGCGCCGGCAGACGCCGCCCATCCACAGCCAGATTGTGGTTCTCGCGGATTCGCCGTACCAGAAACTGGAGCAACTCGCCAACCTGTCGGTGGCTTTTCCCGGCCCGGAAGCGTTGGTCGCCTACAAGTTCAGCTACGCCCAACTGTTGAACCGCAACATCCCGGTGGAGGTGGTGTTCGGCGGCAATATGGATGGCGCCTTCGCCCAGTTGGCCAGTGGCCGGGTCAAGGCGGTGGGCGCAAACTCCCAGTTGACCGAAGGTTGGGTCAAGCGTGAAGGCAAGAAGATCCGCGTGCTCTGGCAGTCTGATCCCTTGTATGACTTGGCTCTCATGGCCTCCAAGAATGTGCCCGAGAAAGACCTGAAAGCGGTAGCCAAAGCCTTTGCCGACATGGGCAAAGACGTGCAGGGTGTGAAGATCTTGGCGGCCTCGGGCAATCTGGTCGGGCTGTTGCCCGATGCCAGCTTTGTGGCGTCTAATGGCAGCGAATACGTCAGCTACCGCAACTTCTACAAAACGGCCCCTCCCAACTTGCGCTGA
- a CDS encoding hybrid sensor histidine kinase/response regulator, with translation MPARILDRITPSTLTNRVFAIYTATLLLFVAGGLAAFISYEFRKQIEETQASSVMLIEVVAQSVQDSVVIGDYDTVKRILEKGVQGSAFASAMFKDTSGAIVLAKSKAPADGHPPKFISNWVKLRLDDVNRPVSVGGKDYGLLRLEFDADLVAEDLWSISVLVLGVGLASLVVGLLLIRWALNHWLGGLQKLREVVQTLGTGSSETEKLVIEGAPAEIQSLVAMFNQTAVLVREREGSRAALEQAKLAAEKARHTAEQASLAKSQFLANMSHELRTPMNAILGMLQLLEGTELTDKQRSYTHNTASAARSLLSLLNDILDFSKVEAGKMTLDPRPFRTDQLLRDLSVILSANVGAKTIEVLFDVGTDVPNALVGDDMRLQQVLINLGGNAVKFTERGEVVIRLRLKATNGAKAFVEFAVSDTGIGIASENQAHIFSGFSQAEASTTRRFGGTGLGLAICQRLVGLMGGTLEVDSVPGEGSNFHFTVPLQIAPPAAVGPAAMVQRHPLAAQKALVVDDNPVARALLATMTRSLGWDVDVAEGGPQALERVQAAQSGGKPYQVIFMDWRMPDWDGWETTRRIRAAMPGGDTLILMVSANGRAMMAERTADEQALLNGFLVKPVTASMLLDAVMDAQAASAKAATGVNPAAPQAVNKPKRLDGMRLLVVEDNKINQLVAKGLLKQEGAEVTLADNGQLAVELLTARPDAFEAVLMDVQMPVMDGYEATRALRTMPAFANLPVIAMTANAMASDREACLAAGMNDHVGKPFEIDHLVRTLLHFTGRPAP, from the coding sequence ATGCCTGCACGAATTCTGGACCGCATCACTCCCTCCACCCTGACCAATCGCGTCTTCGCGATTTACACCGCCACCCTTCTGCTGTTCGTGGCGGGCGGATTGGCGGCGTTTATCAGCTACGAGTTCCGCAAGCAGATCGAGGAAACGCAAGCTTCTTCCGTCATGCTGATCGAAGTGGTGGCGCAGTCTGTGCAAGACAGTGTGGTGATCGGCGATTACGACACAGTCAAACGCATTCTCGAAAAAGGCGTGCAGGGTTCCGCCTTTGCCAGCGCCATGTTCAAGGACACCAGCGGCGCTATTGTTTTGGCCAAAAGCAAGGCCCCAGCCGACGGACACCCCCCGAAATTCATCTCCAACTGGGTGAAGTTGCGCCTGGACGATGTGAACCGGCCTGTCTCTGTCGGCGGTAAAGACTACGGCCTGCTCCGCCTGGAGTTCGACGCCGATCTCGTGGCTGAAGATTTGTGGTCTATTAGCGTGCTGGTTCTGGGTGTGGGGCTGGCCAGCCTGGTCGTAGGCCTGCTACTGATCCGCTGGGCATTGAACCATTGGCTGGGAGGGCTCCAGAAACTGCGTGAAGTCGTACAGACTTTGGGCACCGGAAGTAGTGAAACCGAGAAGCTCGTGATTGAAGGGGCCCCTGCCGAAATCCAGAGTCTGGTGGCCATGTTCAACCAGACCGCCGTGCTGGTCCGCGAGCGTGAGGGGAGCCGCGCAGCGCTGGAGCAGGCCAAACTGGCTGCTGAAAAAGCCCGCCACACGGCGGAGCAGGCAAGCCTGGCCAAGAGCCAGTTTCTGGCCAACATGAGCCACGAATTGCGCACGCCCATGAACGCTATTCTGGGCATGCTGCAGTTGCTGGAAGGCACCGAGCTCACTGACAAGCAGCGTAGCTACACCCACAACACCGCCAGCGCCGCCCGATCCCTGCTGAGCCTGCTCAACGACATTCTGGATTTCTCCAAGGTCGAGGCCGGCAAGATGACACTGGACCCGCGCCCCTTCCGCACCGACCAGCTGCTGCGCGACCTGTCCGTCATTCTTTCTGCGAATGTGGGCGCCAAGACCATTGAGGTCTTGTTTGATGTGGGTACTGACGTGCCCAATGCCCTGGTGGGCGATGACATGCGCTTGCAGCAAGTGCTGATCAACCTCGGTGGTAATGCAGTCAAGTTCACTGAACGGGGTGAGGTGGTGATCCGCCTGCGCCTCAAAGCTACCAACGGTGCCAAAGCGTTCGTGGAGTTCGCCGTCTCTGACACCGGCATCGGTATCGCGAGCGAAAACCAGGCCCACATTTTCAGTGGTTTCTCCCAGGCAGAAGCATCCACGACCCGCCGCTTCGGTGGTACCGGCCTGGGCCTGGCGATCTGCCAGCGCCTGGTGGGCTTGATGGGCGGCACCCTCGAAGTGGACAGCGTGCCGGGCGAGGGCAGCAACTTTCACTTTACCGTTCCCCTGCAGATCGCTCCGCCTGCAGCTGTAGGGCCGGCAGCGATGGTGCAGCGCCACCCCTTGGCAGCCCAGAAGGCGCTGGTGGTGGACGACAACCCGGTCGCCCGCGCGCTTTTGGCCACCATGACCCGCTCGCTGGGCTGGGACGTGGATGTGGCAGAGGGCGGCCCGCAAGCGCTGGAGCGTGTGCAGGCTGCACAGAGCGGCGGCAAGCCTTACCAGGTGATTTTCATGGACTGGCGTATGCCCGATTGGGACGGTTGGGAGACCACCCGCCGCATCCGGGCCGCGATGCCGGGCGGCGACACGCTGATCCTGATGGTGAGCGCCAACGGCCGCGCCATGATGGCAGAGCGCACTGCGGACGAGCAAGCTTTGCTGAATGGCTTTCTGGTCAAGCCGGTGACGGCCTCCATGCTGCTGGACGCGGTCATGGATGCGCAGGCGGCGAGCGCCAAGGCCGCCACCGGCGTCAACCCTGCCGCCCCGCAAGCGGTCAACAAACCCAAGCGTCTGGACGGTATGCGCTTGTTGGTGGTGGAAGACAACAAGATCAACCAGCTGGTGGCCAAGGGACTGCTCAAGCAGGAAGGCGCCGAGGTCACTCTGGCCGACAACGGGCAGCTCGCTGTGGAGTTGCTCACCGCCCGGCCCGATGCCTTTGAGGCCGTGTTGATGGATGTGCAAATGCCGGTGATGGATGGCTACGAAGCTACCCGTGCCCTGCGCACCATGCCCGCGTTTGCTAACCTACCCGTGATCGCCATGACGGCCAATGCCATGGCCTCAGACCGAGAGGCCTGCCTGGCCGCCGGCATGAACGACCACGTGGGCAAACCTTTCGAGATTGACCACCTGGTGCGCACCCTGCTGCACTTCACCGGGCGGCCCGCGCCTTAA